In Chloroflexota bacterium, one DNA window encodes the following:
- the fadH gene encoding 2,4-dienoyl-CoA reductase yields MFRSDLLKDKVIIITGGGSGLGRSMGERFLELGAKLAITSRNAEKLSTAASEMMAAKGGEVFTVPCDVRDPEAVDQMIEAVWNHFGTVDILVNNAAGNFISPTEKLSHRAVDAVLGIVLHGTFYCTLALGKKWIEAGRGGQCLNIVTTYAWSGSGFVVPSAAAKAGVLALTRSLAVEWARYGIRMNAIAPGPFPTQGAWERLAPTPELAEQALNRVPLRRVGEHIELANLAAYMLADEAGYINGECITIDGGEWLYGAGQFSGLDRLPNEMWDMLSKMTKKSGS; encoded by the coding sequence ATGTTTCGTTCAGATCTGCTCAAAGACAAAGTGATCATCATCACTGGCGGGGGTTCGGGATTGGGGCGCTCAATGGGTGAGCGCTTCCTTGAGTTGGGGGCAAAGTTGGCAATTACCAGCCGCAATGCCGAGAAATTGAGCACTGCGGCCAGCGAAATGATGGCAGCCAAAGGCGGCGAAGTTTTTACCGTGCCCTGCGATGTGCGCGACCCCGAAGCGGTTGACCAGATGATCGAGGCCGTTTGGAACCATTTCGGCACAGTCGATATTTTGGTAAACAACGCTGCTGGCAACTTTATCAGCCCAACCGAGAAGCTTTCGCACCGCGCAGTTGATGCGGTTTTGGGGATTGTGCTGCATGGCACCTTCTACTGCACCTTGGCTTTAGGCAAAAAGTGGATCGAAGCTGGACGCGGTGGCCAATGTTTGAACATCGTTACAACCTATGCCTGGTCGGGCAGTGGCTTTGTTGTGCCATCGGCAGCAGCCAAAGCTGGGGTTTTGGCCCTGACCCGTTCGTTAGCGGTCGAATGGGCACGCTATGGCATTCGCATGAATGCGATCGCGCCTGGTCCGTTCCCAACTCAAGGCGCGTGGGAACGGCTTGCCCCAACACCCGAACTAGCTGAACAAGCGCTCAATCGTGTGCCATTACGCCGCGTTGGCGAACATATCGAACTGGCCAATTTAGCTGCCTATATGTTGGCCGACGAAGCCGGCTATATCAACGGCGAATGCATCACGATTGATGGCGGCGAGTGGCTGTATGGCGCTGGCCAATTCTCAGGGCTTGATCGCTTGCCCAACGAAATGTGGGATATGCTCTCCAAAATGACTAAGAAAAGTGGCAGCTAA
- the aroA gene encoding 3-phosphoshikimate 1-carboxyvinyltransferase: MKQTVSHAKRLRGAISVPGDKSISHRSVLFNALAEGNAEITGFLPGADCLSSIACLRQMGVEIEHSDDKVRVFGRGLRGLREPSDVLDCGNSGTTLRLLAGLLAGQPFLSVLTGDASLRSRPQRRITEPLRQLGAKLDGRDNGNRAPLVIRGTTIHGGNYELPIASAQVKSALLLAGLTGDAPMRLSGKIVSRDHTERMLIAMGVDLTVKDDEIVLYPPSHPVFPYPLSLHVPGDPSSATFWWVAAAIHPDAEITTLGVGLNTSRSGALDVLKAMGADITISNERNEGAEPVGDVTVRGGGLRGTRIDGDLIPRLIDEIPVLAVAAACAVGETVVADAEELRAKETDRVATVVSELTAMGATLEATPDGMIIAGGGELQGANVQSHGDHRIAMALAVAGLVAEGETIIDEAEAVTVSYPTFWHHYAQIKEA, translated from the coding sequence ATGAAACAGACAGTTAGTCATGCCAAGCGCCTGCGCGGAGCAATTAGCGTCCCAGGTGACAAATCAATCTCGCATCGTTCGGTGTTGTTCAATGCTTTGGCTGAGGGCAATGCCGAAATTACGGGCTTCTTACCGGGCGCTGATTGTCTTTCGTCGATCGCCTGTTTGCGCCAAATGGGCGTTGAAATTGAACACAGCGACGATAAGGTGCGAGTGTTCGGGCGGGGTTTGCGTGGCCTGCGCGAGCCAAGCGACGTTTTAGATTGTGGTAATTCGGGCACAACCCTCCGATTGTTAGCAGGTTTGTTGGCTGGCCAGCCATTTTTGAGCGTGCTGACTGGCGATGCATCGTTGCGTTCACGCCCTCAGCGTCGCATCACCGAACCATTACGCCAACTAGGAGCCAAGCTCGATGGCCGCGATAACGGCAATCGTGCACCCTTGGTGATTCGTGGCACAACCATTCATGGTGGCAACTACGAATTGCCGATCGCCAGTGCCCAAGTTAAATCGGCCTTGCTTTTGGCTGGTTTAACTGGCGATGCGCCAATGCGTTTATCGGGCAAGATCGTTAGTCGCGACCATACTGAGCGCATGCTAATCGCGATGGGAGTTGATCTTACCGTTAAAGATGATGAGATTGTGCTCTATCCACCCAGTCATCCGGTTTTCCCCTATCCACTTTCGTTGCATGTTCCAGGCGATCCTTCGTCGGCAACCTTTTGGTGGGTAGCCGCAGCGATTCACCCTGATGCCGAAATTACCACCTTGGGCGTTGGATTAAACACGAGCCGCAGCGGAGCGCTCGATGTGCTCAAGGCCATGGGCGCTGATATTACGATCAGCAATGAGCGCAATGAAGGCGCAGAGCCTGTTGGCGATGTAACCGTGCGTGGCGGTGGATTACGAGGCACCCGCATCGATGGTGATTTAATTCCCCGTTTGATCGATGAAATTCCAGTGCTGGCGGTGGCGGCAGCCTGCGCAGTTGGCGAAACCGTGGTTGCCGATGCCGAAGAACTACGGGCCAAAGAAACCGATCGGGTAGCCACCGTGGTTAGCGAATTAACAGCCATGGGGGCGACCCTCGAAGCCACACCCGATGGCATGATCATCGCTGGTGGTGGTGAACTCCAAGGCGCTAACGTTCAATCGCATGGTGATCATCGTATCGCGATGGCCTTGGCGGTGGCTGGCTTAGTGGCCGAAGGCGAAACGATTATCGACGAAGCTGAAGCCGTGACCGTCTCGTACCCAACATTCTGGCACCATTACGCGCAGATCAAAGAAGCCTGA
- a CDS encoding haloacid dehalogenase produces the protein MSIETTSLISELEAIHATREIALKSARELIRQCANTIRAVHRHEWALAEPLLQATAAAAQSLRERLQDYPALLYAGYTQDAFKEYAEAALTLALVRGETLPTHHALGVEAAAYLNGLAEAASELRRYILDGLRHGKVDSGERLLDQMDEIYSFLVTVDFPDAVTSGLRRTTDALRAVLERTRGDLTSAVRQEQLVAALARFEQHMGLPPAALQESTPDETDS, from the coding sequence GTGAGTATTGAAACCACCAGCCTCATTAGCGAGTTAGAGGCGATTCATGCCACCCGCGAAATCGCGCTCAAATCGGCTCGCGAACTGATTCGCCAATGTGCCAACACGATTCGGGCGGTGCATCGCCACGAATGGGCTTTGGCCGAACCACTCTTGCAAGCAACGGCGGCAGCAGCTCAAAGCCTACGCGAACGCCTTCAGGATTATCCAGCCTTGCTCTATGCTGGCTATACCCAAGATGCTTTCAAAGAATATGCCGAAGCGGCTTTGACCTTGGCCTTGGTGCGCGGCGAAACCCTGCCAACCCATCATGCCTTGGGCGTTGAAGCAGCAGCCTATTTAAATGGTTTAGCTGAGGCCGCCAGCGAATTGCGGCGCTATATTCTCGATGGCCTGCGCCATGGCAAGGTCGATAGCGGCGAGCGTTTGCTCGATCAGATGGATGAGATCTATAGCTTCTTGGTGACTGTCGATTTCCCCGATGCGGTAACCAGTGGCTTACGCCGCACAACCGACGCACTGCGAGCTGTGCTTGAACGTACCCGTGGCGATCTAACCAGCGCTGTGCGCCAAGAACAATTGGTTGCCGCCCTCGCCCGCTTTGAACAGCATATGGGACTGCCCCCCGCTGCGCTACAGGAGTCAACGCCCGATGAAACAGACAGTTAG
- a CDS encoding cysteine hydrolase produces MTQTALVLLDVQVNMFAPEATVYAGERVLEAIARLISAARENNAAVVYVQHNGGPDDPDAPGSAGWQLHEVCKLQAGDLVVQKETPNAFLHTDLAEMLRQREIKQLVLAGFQTELCIDTTCRAAWSRGFRVSLAADAHSTFDGETLKAAQIIAHHNSVLRNFAKVYSTTNITF; encoded by the coding sequence ATGACACAAACGGCCTTAGTGTTGCTGGATGTTCAAGTCAATATGTTCGCACCCGAGGCAACGGTCTATGCTGGTGAACGTGTGTTGGAAGCAATTGCCAGATTAATTAGTGCTGCGCGGGAAAATAACGCAGCGGTAGTATATGTGCAGCATAATGGCGGCCCCGATGATCCTGATGCGCCAGGCAGCGCTGGTTGGCAATTGCATGAGGTTTGTAAGCTCCAAGCAGGCGATTTGGTTGTGCAAAAAGAAACACCTAATGCCTTTTTGCACACCGATTTGGCCGAAATGCTGCGCCAGCGCGAGATTAAACAGCTGGTTTTAGCGGGCTTTCAAACTGAATTGTGCATTGATACCACCTGTCGGGCAGCCTGGTCGCGCGGATTTCGCGTAAGCCTCGCCGCCGATGCTCATAGCACTTTCGATGGCGAAACCCTCAAAGCAGCCCAAATTATTGCCCACCATAATAGCGTGCTGCGCAATTTCGCCAAAGTCTATTCAACCACCAACATCACTTTTTAA
- a CDS encoding SUMF1/EgtB/PvdO family nonheme iron enzyme, with protein sequence MNALACTNCQMLLAPGARFCSHCGTVAPTPQAINLPREASGTLRRGVILQERYKIMTFIGAGGFSRVYGAIDLRLKTPCAIKENNEFDQSAHAQFLAEAQLLARLRHPSMTKVTDYFTDPSGAQFLVMEYAPGKDLEKMMDEAEEMVSWRKVAEWGQIVCDVLTYLHTQEPPIIHRDIKPANLRLTPHGDLMVIDLGIAKEYRDGSATTRAAQAYSGGYSPIEQYLGQGTDPRSDLYALGATLYHLLVGKMPPEAPNRLRGISMQTVEQARPDIPVLLARAIDRAMAIEPDHRPPSAAALHMVFERVLEQDQAVSISQPAVIAQAATARTLQAAAHAVATPVAISQPRIGTQPRSTTNAGQPSRPLHVPSELRAERLPHGIIWEGDRREMVRVMAGSMPMGSEGNDPDEVPVHRLDLKTFLIDRFPVTCADYARFVQETGAPPPRYWGGPLPPHMIEDHPVVEITHDEARAYARWAGKRLPTEAEWEKAATWDATTGHKRVYPWGDQWDEHRANAREGGAGGTVPIGAYSPQGDSPCGAAEMAGNIWEWTDTAYKRYPYDPSDGRDFPKNAGLRVTRGGSWSCSPDALRGANRNIAAANDADFEVGFRCAADVREDW encoded by the coding sequence ATGAACGCATTAGCGTGTACAAATTGTCAGATGTTGCTAGCACCAGGTGCACGATTCTGCTCGCATTGTGGAACGGTTGCGCCAACGCCACAAGCTATCAACCTTCCACGCGAAGCAAGCGGCACGCTGCGGCGTGGGGTGATTCTCCAAGAGCGTTATAAAATTATGACCTTTATTGGAGCTGGTGGTTTTAGTCGGGTTTATGGTGCAATCGATTTGCGGCTCAAAACGCCCTGCGCCATCAAAGAAAACAATGAATTTGATCAATCGGCTCATGCCCAGTTTTTGGCCGAAGCTCAATTGCTGGCGCGTTTGCGTCACCCCAGCATGACCAAAGTCACCGATTATTTTACTGATCCCAGCGGGGCACAGTTTTTGGTGATGGAATATGCGCCTGGTAAAGATCTCGAAAAGATGATGGATGAAGCCGAAGAGATGGTTTCATGGCGCAAGGTGGCTGAATGGGGCCAAATTGTCTGTGATGTGTTGACCTATTTGCACACCCAAGAGCCGCCAATTATTCACCGCGACATTAAACCCGCTAATTTGCGTTTGACTCCCCACGGCGACTTGATGGTCATCGACTTGGGGATTGCCAAAGAATATCGCGATGGCTCAGCCACAACTCGCGCCGCCCAAGCCTATTCGGGTGGCTACTCACCAATTGAGCAATATTTGGGGCAAGGCACCGACCCACGTTCAGATTTATATGCCTTGGGTGCGACGTTGTATCATTTATTGGTTGGCAAGATGCCACCCGAAGCACCCAACCGCTTGCGCGGCATTTCGATGCAAACCGTTGAGCAAGCCCGCCCCGATATTCCAGTCTTGTTAGCGCGGGCAATCGATCGCGCGATGGCGATTGAGCCTGATCATCGCCCGCCGAGCGCTGCGGCCTTGCATATGGTCTTCGAACGGGTGCTTGAGCAAGATCAAGCGGTCAGCATCAGCCAACCTGCGGTGATTGCTCAAGCGGCAACAGCCCGAACTCTGCAAGCTGCGGCGCATGCAGTTGCTACGCCTGTGGCAATCAGCCAACCACGCATCGGCACGCAACCACGCTCAACCACCAATGCTGGCCAACCCAGTCGCCCATTGCATGTGCCAAGCGAACTGCGTGCTGAACGCTTGCCACATGGCATTATTTGGGAAGGCGATCGGCGCGAAATGGTGCGGGTTATGGCGGGGTCAATGCCAATGGGCAGCGAGGGCAATGATCCCGATGAAGTTCCAGTGCATCGGCTTGATCTCAAAACGTTTTTGATCGACCGCTTTCCGGTGACATGCGCCGATTATGCGCGTTTTGTACAAGAAACTGGAGCACCACCGCCACGTTATTGGGGTGGCCCATTGCCGCCGCATATGATCGAAGATCATCCAGTCGTCGAAATAACGCACGACGAAGCGCGAGCTTATGCACGTTGGGCGGGCAAACGCTTGCCAACCGAAGCCGAATGGGAAAAAGCTGCAACATGGGATGCCACAACTGGGCATAAGCGGGTTTATCCTTGGGGCGACCAATGGGATGAGCATCGCGCCAATGCGCGGGAAGGCGGAGCAGGCGGAACCGTGCCAATTGGCGCTTATTCACCACAAGGCGATAGCCCGTGTGGCGCAGCAGAAATGGCTGGCAATATTTGGGAGTGGACAGATACGGCCTATAAGCGCTATCCTTATGACCCAAGTGATGGCCGCGATTTCCCCAAGAATGCTGGCTTGCGCGTCACCCGTGGTGGGTCGTGGTCGTGTTCGCCGGATGCATTACGCGGAGCGAATCGCAACATAGCTGCTGCCAACGATGCTGATTTTGAGGTAGGCTTCCGTTGTGCCGCTGATGTACGCGAGGATTGGTGA
- a CDS encoding LysE family translocator, with amino-acid sequence MIEYLLQALGLGLAAGLLPGPMLGLVIRETLEHGRRAGYLVACAPLLTDAPIILIALFVANALPASINRWLGLAGGLFLIWMGIDAWRAKPPAEASGAPWASLWRALITNWLNPHPWLFWLPVGGPLLISIQRQHSWLATVSFLLVFYLLLIGSKIFLCEIVARSRRFLQGAAYRWVMRGCSVLLIGLGIVLIAEYLG; translated from the coding sequence GTGATTGAATATCTGCTACAGGCGTTGGGCTTGGGACTAGCTGCTGGCCTCTTGCCTGGGCCAATGTTGGGCTTGGTGATTCGCGAAACCTTGGAGCATGGTCGCCGCGCCGGCTATTTGGTGGCCTGTGCCCCATTATTGACCGATGCGCCAATTATCTTGATCGCGCTGTTTGTAGCCAATGCCTTGCCAGCCAGCATTAATCGTTGGTTAGGTTTGGCTGGTGGGCTATTTTTGATTTGGATGGGTATTGATGCCTGGCGAGCCAAGCCCCCAGCCGAGGCAAGTGGCGCACCATGGGCTAGTTTATGGCGGGCACTAATCACCAACTGGCTTAACCCGCATCCATGGTTATTTTGGCTGCCAGTTGGCGGGCCATTGCTGATTAGCATTCAACGTCAGCATAGTTGGTTGGCGACTGTCAGTTTTTTGCTGGTGTTTTATCTTTTGTTGATTGGCAGCAAAATTTTCCTGTGCGAGATCGTCGCCCGTTCGCGGCGCTTTTTGCAAGGCGCGGCCTATCGTTGGGTTATGCGCGGCTGTAGTGTTTTATTGATTGGCTTGGGCATAGTACTTATAGCTGAATATCTAGGCTGA
- a CDS encoding site-2 protease family protein, with protein sequence MQIDLNTFVMRLVAIVLGVTIHEFAHAFVAFRLGDPTAAQEGRVSLNPVVHFDPLGAFMMLFVMLGYAPMAWGRPVPINVFRIRWGRRGFALSSLAGPTSNLLLASIFAIPLYINGGMWLSEQLYTFLYYVIITNIGLAAFNMLPLPPLDGFNTFAGLLPQGWATPMERLRRPANIILMILILLPWMINRLNLGQLDLDPRILDAMIAPIYQLFQRIVLPFAGCCHAVGHNHDHAEA encoded by the coding sequence ATGCAGATTGATTTGAATACGTTTGTGATGCGCTTGGTGGCGATTGTTTTAGGCGTAACCATCCATGAATTTGCCCATGCCTTTGTGGCTTTTCGCTTAGGCGACCCAACTGCCGCCCAAGAAGGGCGAGTTTCACTCAATCCGGTGGTGCATTTTGATCCGCTGGGCGCATTTATGATGCTTTTTGTGATGCTGGGCTATGCCCCGATGGCCTGGGGTCGGCCTGTGCCGATCAATGTTTTTCGCATTCGCTGGGGGCGGCGAGGTTTTGCGCTTTCCTCACTAGCAGGCCCAACCAGCAACTTACTCTTAGCCTCAATCTTTGCCATCCCGCTCTATATTAATGGTGGTATGTGGCTTTCTGAGCAACTTTATACATTTCTCTATTATGTGATTATAACCAATATTGGCTTGGCGGCCTTTAATATGCTGCCCTTGCCACCACTTGATGGCTTTAATACCTTTGCTGGCTTGTTGCCACAAGGTTGGGCTACGCCAATGGAGCGTTTACGGCGGCCAGCTAATATTATTTTGATGATCTTAATTCTCTTGCCATGGATGATCAATCGGCTTAATCTTGGTCAGCTTGATCTTGACCCACGGATTTTAGATGCCATGATTGCCCCAATCTATCAATTATTTCAACGGATCGTTTTGCCATTTGCTGGTTGTTGCCATGCAGTTGGCCATAATCATGATCATGCTGAAGCCTAG
- a CDS encoding HAD hydrolase-like protein, protein MPIRGCLIDLDGTIYSAGTLIEGAVAAIEQLRAAGYQLLFLTNTDSQLPETLAAKLQARQIPIQAHEIMNPLQAIATYLADADPNLYILAPQTVKTWLEQHYPAKPDQPVSHVVLAHCGEVDGYASLNVAFRHLLQGAEFLVSQPGRNYLSNTGLNLDTGAFAALLEYASQIAPTILGKPTKTFFEQAMQALNLSADEVVVVGDDLTTDIVGAANSGMASVWLRTGKGQDQILTPSMAQPTWTLASIAELPALLAEVNR, encoded by the coding sequence ATGCCAATTCGTGGATGTTTAATTGATCTTGATGGCACGATTTATAGTGCTGGCACGCTTATCGAGGGGGCGGTGGCGGCAATCGAGCAGTTACGGGCAGCTGGCTATCAATTGTTATTTTTAACCAACACCGATTCCCAATTGCCCGAAACTTTGGCTGCCAAACTCCAAGCCCGCCAAATCCCGATCCAAGCCCATGAAATTATGAATCCGCTCCAAGCGATTGCCACCTATTTGGCCGATGCCGACCCTAATTTGTACATTTTGGCTCCGCAAACCGTTAAAACATGGCTCGAACAGCACTATCCAGCCAAACCTGATCAACCTGTGAGCCATGTGGTGTTGGCGCATTGTGGCGAGGTCGATGGCTATGCAAGCCTCAACGTGGCCTTTCGGCATCTGTTGCAGGGAGCAGAATTTTTAGTCAGTCAGCCTGGGCGCAATTATTTAAGCAACACGGGTTTGAACCTTGATACTGGGGCGTTTGCGGCCTTGCTGGAATATGCCAGCCAAATAGCACCAACAATTTTGGGCAAACCCACTAAAACTTTTTTTGAGCAGGCCATGCAAGCCTTGAATCTGTCGGCAGATGAAGTTGTGGTGGTCGGCGATGACTTAACGACTGATATTGTCGGGGCAGCAAACAGTGGTATGGCAAGTGTATGGTTGCGCACAGGCAAGGGTCAGGATCAAATCTTAACCCCCAGCATGGCGCAACCAACCTGGACTTTAGCGAGTATTGCCGAATTACCAGCACTTTTGGCAGAAGTTAATCGCTAA
- a CDS encoding hotdog fold thioesterase: MTDLPDVSAMNEFQRGTLADTLGISFTEVSLDRVVATMPVERKVHQPFGLLHGGASVVLAESLASVAGWANVMHNNQLVVGVEINANHLRSIRSGVVTGVATPLHRGRRTQVWEVRISDEQDRLICVSRCTVAVVDAEA, translated from the coding sequence ATGACCGATTTGCCTGATGTAAGCGCAATGAACGAGTTTCAACGCGGCACACTTGCAGACACGCTTGGAATTAGCTTTACCGAAGTTAGTTTGGATCGCGTAGTAGCGACGATGCCGGTTGAGCGCAAGGTGCATCAACCATTTGGCTTGCTGCACGGCGGCGCATCGGTTGTTTTGGCCGAATCGCTGGCCTCGGTGGCTGGTTGGGCCAATGTGATGCACAACAATCAACTGGTGGTTGGAGTCGAAATCAACGCCAACCATCTGCGCTCAATCCGGAGCGGCGTGGTAACTGGAGTGGCCACACCACTGCATCGTGGGCGGCGCACCCAAGTTTGGGAAGTACGCATTAGCGATGAGCAAGATCGCTTGATCTGTGTGTCGCGCTGCACGGTGGCCGTGGTTGACGCTGAGGCTTAG
- a CDS encoding HAMP domain-containing protein: MKLQRKLLLTHIAVALVAILLITAVANFTVNRYFSDLAAKQAKQAAQEFAPTLATCYQIIGSWDFNGQRCMQLGPRPFMPPQFRHVVVVDTAGEIVFDSRGRGQINKPTNTITQRDIERGEPISAEDGTIIGTVIVRPNQGQFGADEDYFLSMVRRNIWLAGAITALLALAIGIGLARTLAAPLRSLTAAVHQLAQGERSVQVDDSGNDEIAELSQAFNTMSSELHRSEQVRRQMVADIAHELRTPLSVLQIELESIEDGVSKPTPAVISSLGEEVQQLNHLIEDLRTLSLADAGQLSLNPVELEPQDVVNRAVNRMQLAAREKQLELANDSTEQIDLVHADPSRLQQVLVNLLQNAVRYTPQGGKIRVTARQSAGEVILGVHDTGAGFDPTEAATIFERFYRTDKARARDTGGTGLGLAIVKGLVTAMGGRVWATSVPNQGSSFYVALRAISTKEGV; this comes from the coding sequence ATGAAACTGCAACGAAAATTATTATTAACTCACATCGCAGTTGCGCTCGTTGCAATTTTGCTGATTACGGCGGTGGCCAACTTCACCGTCAATCGCTATTTTAGCGATCTTGCGGCCAAACAAGCCAAACAAGCAGCTCAAGAGTTTGCGCCAACCTTGGCAACCTGCTATCAAATTATTGGCAGCTGGGATTTTAATGGCCAGCGTTGTATGCAGCTTGGGCCACGACCGTTCATGCCGCCGCAATTTCGCCATGTCGTAGTAGTTGATACCGCTGGTGAGATTGTATTTGATAGCCGTGGGCGCGGCCAAATCAATAAACCAACCAACACCATTACCCAACGTGATATCGAACGTGGCGAGCCAATTAGTGCTGAAGATGGCACCATAATTGGCACGGTAATTGTGCGGCCCAATCAAGGCCAATTTGGCGCAGATGAAGATTATTTTTTGAGCATGGTGCGGCGCAATATTTGGTTGGCCGGAGCAATTACCGCCCTCTTAGCCTTGGCAATTGGCATCGGCCTAGCCCGAACCTTGGCCGCGCCATTGCGCAGCCTGACTGCCGCCGTGCATCAACTGGCACAGGGCGAGCGTTCAGTCCAAGTTGACGATTCGGGCAACGATGAAATTGCCGAATTAAGCCAAGCCTTTAACACCATGAGCAGCGAACTACATCGCTCGGAGCAAGTGCGCCGCCAGATGGTTGCCGATATTGCGCACGAATTGCGTACCCCTTTGAGCGTGCTGCAAATTGAGCTTGAAAGCATCGAAGATGGAGTGAGCAAGCCCACGCCGGCGGTGATTAGCTCCTTGGGCGAGGAAGTGCAACAACTTAATCATCTGATTGAAGATTTACGCACGCTTTCCTTAGCCGATGCTGGTCAGTTGAGCCTCAACCCAGTCGAGCTAGAACCCCAAGATGTGGTCAATCGTGCGGTCAATCGCATGCAATTAGCAGCACGCGAAAAACAATTAGAGCTAGCCAACGATAGCACCGAACAGATCGATTTGGTCCATGCTGATCCATCACGCTTACAACAAGTGCTGGTTAATCTTTTGCAAAATGCCGTTCGCTATACCCCGCAAGGTGGTAAAATTCGCGTGACTGCTCGCCAAAGTGCTGGTGAAGTTATTTTGGGCGTTCACGACACTGGCGCAGGCTTCGACCCAACCGAGGCTGCCACGATCTTCGAGCGCTTTTATCGCACCGATAAAGCCCGCGCTCGTGATACGGGCGGCACAGGCTTGGGCTTGGCAATCGTCAAAGGCCTCGTGACCGCGATGGGTGGCCGGGTTTGGGCAACCAGTGTGCCGAACCAAGGTTCAAGTTTCTATGTTGCTTTACGAGCAATCAGCACCAAGGAGGGTGTATGA
- a CDS encoding response regulator transcription factor: protein MSAKILIVEDERKIAVGLQNYLEGVGYSTITASDGQAGLDMARREQPDLVLLDLMLPVVDGFTVCRTLRAESSVPIIMLTARVEEVDSLAGLELGADDYITKPFSPRQVVARIKAVLRRVNGELEPPMIVRKSGIEIDLQRRTVLIEQNPITSLTPTEFDLLVTLVRSAGRPLTRSQLLDAVQGEEGEAYDRTVDAHIKNVRRKIEPNPSVPRYILTVFGVGYKFAE, encoded by the coding sequence ATGAGCGCAAAGATTTTAATTGTTGAAGACGAGCGCAAAATAGCGGTTGGTTTACAAAATTATTTAGAGGGCGTAGGCTATAGCACCATCACCGCCAGCGATGGCCAAGCTGGCCTCGATATGGCGCGGCGCGAGCAGCCCGATTTAGTTTTGCTGGATTTGATGTTGCCTGTGGTTGATGGCTTTACGGTTTGTCGTACCTTACGCGCTGAATCAAGCGTCCCAATTATTATGTTAACTGCCCGGGTCGAGGAAGTTGATTCATTGGCAGGCTTGGAATTGGGTGCTGACGATTATATTACCAAGCCATTTTCGCCGCGCCAAGTGGTTGCCCGCATCAAAGCTGTGCTACGCCGCGTCAATGGCGAGCTAGAGCCACCCATGATTGTGCGCAAAAGTGGGATTGAGATCGACCTGCAACGCCGCACCGTCTTAATCGAGCAAAACCCGATCACCAGCCTAACTCCCACCGAATTTGATTTATTGGTAACTTTAGTGCGCTCTGCAGGCCGTCCCTTGACTCGTAGCCAGTTGCTTGATGCGGTACAAGGTGAAGAAGGCGAGGCTTACGATCGCACCGTCGATGCGCATATCAAAAATGTCCGCCGTAAGATCGAGCCAAATCCTAGCGTTCCGCGCTATATTTTGACGGTCTTTGGTGTTGGCTACAAATTTGCGGAATAA